Proteins encoded within one genomic window of Acidithiobacillus sp. AMEEHan:
- the mscL gene encoding large conductance mechanosensitive channel protein MscL, which yields MRQFFKDFKIFLQRGNVIDLAVAFVVGSAFSAIVTSLVKNIVMPPIGLVLGKVDFSNLFLVLHEGKTPGPYLTLAAAEKAGAVTWNYGLFIMSIISFLIIAFVIFLLVHTINRLYPKPAAPVTTKDCPFCATAIPLTASRCPNCTSQLSS from the coding sequence ATGCGTCAGTTTTTCAAGGATTTCAAAATCTTCTTGCAGCGCGGCAATGTCATCGATCTTGCCGTGGCCTTTGTCGTCGGCAGTGCGTTTTCGGCGATTGTCACTTCGCTAGTAAAAAACATCGTGATGCCGCCCATCGGGCTCGTGCTGGGAAAAGTAGACTTCAGCAACCTCTTTCTCGTGCTCCACGAGGGCAAGACGCCGGGACCGTACCTCACGCTGGCGGCTGCCGAGAAAGCCGGTGCGGTGACCTGGAACTATGGCCTGTTCATCATGTCCATCATCAGCTTCCTGATCATCGCTTTCGTGATTTTCCTCTTGGTTCATACCATCAATCGCCTCTATCCGAAACCGGCTGCACCAGTCACGACCAAGGATTGCCCCTTTTGTGCAACTGCCATACCCCTGACTGCCAGCCGTTGCCCCAACTGCACCTCGCAGTTGAGCTCCTGA
- the ispH gene encoding 4-hydroxy-3-methylbut-2-enyl diphosphate reductase, which yields MDILLANPRGFCAGVNRAIQIVERALELFGAPIYVRHEVVHNRHVVDDLRNRGAIFVEELDEIPDGATVIFSAHGVPLAVRQRAEERGLTVFDATCPLVTKVHMEVKKYSREGMEMVLIGHAGHPEVEGTMGQVESGMMYLVSGVADVQRLQPRNPERLAYITQTTLSMDDTAEVIQALRERFPAIQGPKKDDICYATQNRQDAVKKLVPEVDILLVVGAPNSSNSSRLAELGQRLGTATHLIEDASQLRREWFTGNPSIGISAGASAPESLVQEIINTLASWGAQQPQELPGVEEKVTFSLPLALAQATHRA from the coding sequence ATGGATATCCTCTTAGCCAATCCGCGTGGTTTTTGTGCCGGCGTCAATCGTGCCATCCAAATCGTCGAACGGGCATTGGAGCTCTTCGGCGCCCCGATCTACGTGCGTCACGAGGTGGTGCACAACCGTCACGTAGTGGACGACCTGCGCAATCGGGGGGCAATTTTCGTCGAAGAGCTCGACGAGATCCCGGACGGCGCAACGGTCATCTTCAGTGCCCACGGCGTCCCCCTGGCCGTGCGGCAACGGGCCGAAGAGCGCGGCTTGACCGTCTTCGATGCCACCTGCCCACTGGTGACCAAAGTGCACATGGAGGTCAAGAAATACAGTCGGGAGGGCATGGAGATGGTATTGATCGGCCACGCTGGTCACCCGGAGGTGGAAGGCACCATGGGTCAGGTCGAATCTGGCATGATGTACCTGGTTTCCGGCGTGGCCGATGTACAGCGTCTGCAGCCACGCAATCCCGAGCGTTTGGCGTACATCACCCAGACCACCTTGAGCATGGATGACACCGCGGAAGTGATCCAGGCATTGCGGGAGCGCTTCCCCGCGATTCAGGGTCCAAAGAAGGATGACATCTGCTATGCCACCCAGAACCGTCAGGATGCAGTGAAAAAACTCGTACCCGAGGTCGATATCTTGCTGGTCGTCGGGGCACCGAACAGTTCCAACTCCAGTCGCCTTGCCGAACTGGGACAACGCCTCGGCACCGCCACCCATCTGATCGAAGATGCCAGCCAGCTGCGGCGGGAGTGGTTTACCGGTAACCCGAGCATTGGTATCAGTGCCGGGGCCTCGGCGCCCGAATCCTTGGTGCAGGAGATCATCAACACGCTGGCCTCCTGGGGCGCGCAGCAACCGCAGGAGCTACCTGGCGTCGAAGAAAAGGTAACCTTCAGTCTTCCTCTGGCCCTGGCGCAGGCGACTCATCGCGCATAG
- a CDS encoding 16S rRNA (uracil(1498)-N(3))-methyltransferase codes for MPRIHLYSDITPRAGEFALAEAPSHHLLRVLRARRGQELTLFTGDGHEYRATLTGVAGKAALLAVEEGILRDTASPLAVTLAVPVLRGERWDWLLQKATELGVARIQPLHSRYCQVPLVETQGEKRRKRWQEILIAAAEQSQATRLPALAPALSLADYLQQSHAPTCLVLDSTAQEGLNSMSGPHATEVELLTGPEGGLAPEELQAARDRGFLLRRCGPRILRAETAPIAALAILQARWGDLG; via the coding sequence ATGCCTCGTATCCATCTTTACAGCGACATCACGCCCCGGGCGGGCGAATTTGCGCTGGCCGAAGCGCCCAGCCATCACCTGCTGCGCGTGCTGCGTGCCCGTCGCGGGCAGGAACTCACACTGTTTACTGGCGATGGGCATGAATACCGCGCCACCCTGACCGGCGTCGCAGGGAAAGCCGCGCTCCTGGCGGTGGAGGAAGGCATCTTGCGCGACACCGCCAGCCCCCTGGCAGTAACTCTGGCGGTGCCCGTGTTGCGTGGCGAGCGCTGGGACTGGCTGTTGCAGAAGGCTACCGAACTCGGCGTGGCGCGGATCCAGCCGCTACACAGCCGATATTGCCAGGTTCCTCTGGTGGAGACGCAAGGGGAAAAAAGACGGAAGCGTTGGCAGGAGATCCTCATCGCTGCAGCCGAACAAAGTCAGGCCACCCGCCTGCCTGCCCTCGCCCCGGCACTGTCCCTGGCTGACTATCTGCAACAGTCTCATGCACCCACCTGCTTGGTTCTTGATAGCACCGCGCAGGAGGGTCTGAACTCAATGTCTGGGCCACATGCGACCGAGGTAGAGCTATTGACGGGTCCGGAGGGCGGCCTGGCACCAGAGGAACTCCAGGCAGCCAGAGATCGAGGGTTTCTGTTGCGGCGCTGCGGGCCACGAATCTTGCGTGCCGAAACCGCTCCCATCGCCGCCCTGGCGATTTTGCAGGCGCGCTGGGGCGATCTCGGTTGA
- a CDS encoding inositol monophosphatase family protein yields MKDLLRIDGDWIGQQLRRCAESIILPGYQRVASSRKPDGSIVTSADIDSQNFLQEALLRRYSEIPLLGEEMSQVEQAELLRSAELLWCLDPLDGTSNFAAGVPVFGISLALLDAAGPLQAWIYDPMRETLFTARRGGGAYVNGTPLHTRQAPNLRATVGVVDYKRLTRELALRLLTQQPFHSQRNFGSCVLEWSWLAAGYYHFYLHGAQQLWDRAAGSLILQEAGGQMSTLDGAALPLRGLQKTSVLATLDPQLHAAWREYLAKIDTESIFHPPVE; encoded by the coding sequence ATGAAAGACTTGCTGAGAATCGACGGGGACTGGATCGGGCAACAGCTGCGACGCTGTGCCGAGAGCATCATCTTGCCCGGCTATCAACGGGTGGCCAGTTCGCGCAAGCCGGATGGCAGTATCGTCACCAGCGCCGACATCGACAGCCAGAACTTCCTGCAGGAAGCCCTGCTCCGTCGTTACTCCGAAATCCCTCTGCTGGGGGAAGAGATGAGTCAGGTGGAACAGGCCGAGCTGCTGCGCAGCGCAGAACTTCTCTGGTGTCTCGATCCCCTGGATGGGACCAGCAATTTTGCCGCTGGTGTGCCGGTATTTGGCATCAGTCTGGCGCTTCTGGACGCCGCTGGGCCCTTACAGGCCTGGATTTACGATCCCATGCGCGAAACCCTGTTTACGGCACGGCGCGGCGGCGGGGCCTACGTGAATGGCACGCCTCTCCACACGCGCCAGGCCCCGAATCTGCGTGCCACGGTTGGCGTGGTGGACTACAAACGCCTGACGCGGGAGCTGGCGCTGCGCTTGCTGACGCAACAGCCGTTCCATAGCCAGCGCAATTTTGGCAGCTGCGTGCTGGAGTGGAGCTGGCTGGCGGCAGGCTACTATCACTTCTACCTGCACGGAGCACAGCAGCTCTGGGACCGCGCCGCGGGTTCCCTGATTTTGCAGGAGGCGGGCGGCCAAATGAGTACCCTCGACGGCGCGGCCCTGCCATTGCGGGGCTTGCAGAAGACTTCCGTGCTGGCCACCCTGGACCCGCAGTTACACGCCGCCTGGCGAGAATACCTTGCCAAGATCGACACGGAATCGATCTTTCATCCTCCTGTGGAGTAG
- the glpX gene encoding class II fructose-bisphosphatase gives MATIRNLALSLLPVTETAARAASSWIGRGEKEQGDGAAVDAMRAALAQVPMRGTVVIGEGEKDEAPMLYNGETVGCGTGPEVDIAVDPVEGTTFMSYGMPGSICVLAAAPKGSMFRPGPAFYMDKLVVPAPARGKIDPAAPMKDKLHALAKALGKDVKELRIFLLKKPRHDGMIKEIQAAGATVRLQTDGDVSGGIMAALGTKVDAMMGIGGTPEGVITACAARAMGADMFGALAPQKPGEAEAIAEAGLKVGAWIGRDELVASDDVLFVATGLTSGDILDGVSRSHFFVESESLVISGHDGILRRVRTHQRADD, from the coding sequence ATGGCCACCATCCGCAACCTGGCTCTGAGCCTCCTCCCTGTTACCGAAACGGCAGCGCGCGCTGCCAGCAGCTGGATTGGTCGGGGCGAAAAGGAGCAGGGGGACGGTGCGGCGGTCGACGCCATGCGGGCGGCTCTGGCGCAAGTGCCCATGCGCGGTACGGTGGTCATCGGAGAAGGCGAGAAAGATGAAGCCCCGATGCTCTACAATGGTGAGACCGTTGGCTGCGGTACGGGTCCCGAAGTTGATATCGCCGTCGATCCGGTAGAGGGAACCACATTCATGTCTTACGGCATGCCCGGCTCCATCTGTGTGCTGGCTGCCGCTCCCAAGGGCAGCATGTTCCGCCCTGGCCCGGCCTTCTACATGGACAAGCTGGTGGTTCCGGCGCCGGCGCGCGGCAAGATCGACCCGGCGGCCCCCATGAAGGACAAGTTGCATGCGCTGGCCAAGGCGCTCGGCAAGGATGTCAAGGAGCTACGCATCTTCTTGCTGAAAAAGCCGCGTCATGATGGCATGATCAAGGAAATTCAAGCGGCTGGCGCCACGGTGCGCCTGCAGACGGATGGTGACGTGAGTGGTGGGATCATGGCTGCCCTGGGCACCAAGGTGGATGCGATGATGGGCATTGGCGGCACCCCTGAGGGCGTGATCACCGCCTGCGCCGCGCGTGCCATGGGAGCCGACATGTTTGGCGCGTTGGCGCCGCAGAAGCCTGGTGAGGCAGAAGCCATCGCCGAGGCCGGGCTCAAGGTCGGCGCATGGATTGGCCGCGATGAGCTGGTGGCCAGTGATGACGTTCTCTTTGTTGCTACCGGGCTGACCAGCGGTGATATTCTGGATGGTGTATCCCGCTCACATTTCTTCGTCGAGAGCGAAAGTCTGGTGATTTCCGGTCACGACGGCATTCTGCGCCGGGTGCGTACCCACCAGCGGGCCGACGACTGA
- the tkt gene encoding transketolase yields MTVSRTELANAIRILAIDAVQKANSGHPGMPMGMADIAEVLWNDFLVHNPANPHWAGRDRFLLSNGHGSMLQYALLHLSGYDLSLDDIKAFRQWHSKTPGHPEYRDTPGVETTTGPLGQGLANGVGMALAENLLAKQFNRPGHEIVDNYTYVFLGDGCLMEGVSHEACSLAGVWGLHKLICFYDDNNISIDGHVDNWFADDTPARFEAYGWHVIRNINGHDPEAVKKAIIAARAQSSKPVLICCKTVIGEGSPNKAGTHDVHGAALGVEEVAATRKHLGWPSNEPFFVPQEIYQGWDARAKGKAAEANWQEKFAAYKTAFPKEAAEFERRLQGKPSAEFDAAIAKVIADFRAEAPKIATRVASGKTIQGIAAAMPEFLGGSADLSPSNNTRWKEAADLGKDKVDGNYIHYGVREFGMSAIMNGVTLYGGFLPFGGTFLIFSDYSRNAIRMSALMGLRVVYVMTHDSIGLGEDGPTHQPIEQVNSLRLIPNLHVWRPADAVETAIAWESSVKQERTPSLLALSRQNLPALPHSDASIEGARRGAYVVKAAAGKEDGILMASGSEVELALAAQAELANAGVHVRVVSMPCLEIFDAQDAAYRESVLPAALSKRLAVEAGSTGLWYKYVGLQGGVVGIDHFGASAPAPVLFEKFGFTVAHVVERFRAL; encoded by the coding sequence ATGACCGTATCTCGTACCGAACTCGCCAATGCCATCCGCATCCTTGCCATCGACGCCGTGCAGAAGGCCAACAGTGGCCATCCGGGTATGCCCATGGGTATGGCCGACATTGCCGAAGTGCTGTGGAACGATTTTCTCGTTCATAATCCCGCCAATCCGCATTGGGCGGGGCGTGATCGCTTCCTGCTGTCCAACGGTCACGGTTCGATGTTGCAGTACGCTCTGCTGCACCTGAGCGGCTACGACCTCTCTCTGGACGACATCAAGGCCTTCCGTCAGTGGCACAGCAAGACCCCGGGCCACCCCGAATATCGCGATACCCCTGGCGTCGAGACCACGACCGGCCCTCTTGGACAGGGTTTGGCTAATGGTGTCGGTATGGCCCTGGCAGAGAATCTGCTGGCCAAGCAGTTCAATCGTCCCGGTCATGAGATCGTCGATAACTACACCTATGTCTTCCTGGGTGATGGCTGCCTCATGGAAGGGGTCTCTCACGAGGCCTGCTCCCTCGCCGGAGTGTGGGGCCTGCACAAGCTCATCTGTTTTTACGACGACAACAATATCTCCATTGATGGCCACGTCGATAACTGGTTTGCCGACGATACCCCGGCGCGTTTCGAGGCCTATGGCTGGCATGTGATCCGCAATATCAATGGCCATGATCCCGAGGCGGTCAAGAAGGCCATCATCGCGGCACGGGCACAGAGCAGCAAGCCAGTGCTCATCTGCTGCAAGACGGTGATTGGCGAAGGCTCACCCAACAAGGCCGGCACCCACGATGTCCACGGCGCCGCCTTGGGTGTCGAGGAAGTCGCCGCCACCCGCAAGCACCTGGGTTGGCCTTCCAACGAGCCCTTCTTTGTGCCCCAAGAGATCTATCAGGGTTGGGACGCCCGTGCCAAGGGCAAGGCCGCGGAAGCGAACTGGCAGGAGAAGTTTGCTGCCTACAAGACGGCTTTCCCCAAGGAGGCGGCGGAATTCGAGCGCCGGCTGCAGGGCAAACCGAGTGCAGAGTTTGACGCAGCCATTGCCAAGGTCATTGCCGATTTCCGTGCCGAAGCGCCGAAGATCGCCACCCGCGTCGCCTCCGGCAAGACCATTCAGGGCATCGCCGCGGCAATGCCGGAATTCCTGGGCGGTTCTGCCGACTTGAGCCCTTCCAATAACACCCGTTGGAAAGAGGCGGCAGATCTCGGTAAAGATAAGGTGGACGGCAATTACATTCACTACGGCGTGCGCGAGTTCGGCATGTCGGCGATCATGAATGGCGTGACCCTCTATGGTGGCTTCCTCCCCTTTGGTGGCACCTTCCTGATCTTCTCGGATTACAGCCGTAACGCCATCCGCATGTCGGCCCTCATGGGGCTGCGCGTCGTCTATGTCATGACCCACGATTCCATTGGTCTCGGCGAAGACGGGCCGACCCACCAGCCCATCGAGCAGGTCAACAGCCTGCGTTTGATCCCTAACCTGCATGTTTGGCGCCCTGCTGATGCGGTGGAAACCGCCATTGCCTGGGAGTCTTCGGTCAAGCAGGAACGCACGCCAAGCCTCCTCGCCCTCAGCCGCCAGAATCTGCCCGCCCTGCCGCACAGCGACGCCAGTATCGAAGGCGCGCGCCGCGGGGCTTACGTAGTCAAGGCGGCGGCAGGCAAGGAAGATGGCATCCTTATGGCGAGCGGCTCCGAGGTCGAACTTGCCCTGGCTGCGCAGGCGGAGCTGGCCAATGCCGGCGTGCACGTGCGGGTGGTATCCATGCCCTGTTTGGAAATTTTTGATGCCCAGGACGCCGCCTACCGCGAGAGTGTACTGCCCGCGGCCCTGAGCAAGCGCTTGGCGGTGGAAGCTGGCAGCACCGGGCTCTGGTACAAATATGTCGGGCTGCAGGGTGGGGTGGTCGGCATCGATCACTTCGGCGCGTCTGCCCCCGCACCAGTGCTCTTCGAGAAGTTCGGCTTCACCGTTGCGCATGTGGTCGAGCGCTTTCGGGCACTCTAA
- the gap gene encoding type I glyceraldehyde-3-phosphate dehydrogenase translates to MTIRVGINGFGRIGRMAFRAIAKEAEFKDLEVVAINDLLEPGYLAYMLQYDSVHGRFPGEVKVEGSHLLINGKSVRLTAERDPANLKWNEVQVDLVIESTGFFLTAETCQKHIDAGAKKVVQSAPSKDDTPMFVYGVNHGKYAGEKIVSAASCTTNCLAPVAKVLHDQFGIKRGLMSTIHAATATQKTVDGPSAKDWRGGRGILENIIPSSTGAAKAVGKVIPELNKKLTGMSFRVPTSDVSVVDLTAELNKETSYEEICQAMKAASEGPLKGVLAYTEDAVVSTDFRGFSAPSIFDVKAGIQLDPTFVKVVSWYDNEYGYTCNMLRFVKHVASH, encoded by the coding sequence ATGACAATTCGTGTCGGTATCAATGGCTTTGGACGTATCGGACGCATGGCTTTCCGCGCCATCGCCAAGGAAGCGGAGTTCAAGGATCTCGAGGTGGTCGCCATCAACGACCTGTTGGAGCCCGGTTATTTGGCGTACATGCTGCAGTACGATTCGGTCCACGGTCGTTTTCCCGGTGAAGTGAAGGTCGAGGGCAGTCATCTCCTCATCAACGGCAAGAGCGTGCGCCTCACCGCCGAGCGTGACCCCGCCAACCTCAAGTGGAACGAAGTACAGGTGGATCTGGTGATCGAATCGACGGGTTTCTTCCTCACCGCAGAGACTTGCCAGAAGCACATCGACGCCGGTGCCAAGAAGGTCGTGCAGTCCGCGCCCTCCAAGGACGACACCCCGATGTTCGTTTACGGCGTCAATCATGGCAAGTATGCCGGCGAAAAGATCGTTTCCGCGGCTTCTTGCACCACCAACTGTCTGGCCCCGGTGGCCAAGGTGCTGCATGACCAGTTCGGCATCAAGCGCGGTCTGATGAGCACCATCCATGCCGCCACTGCCACCCAGAAGACCGTCGATGGCCCCTCGGCTAAGGATTGGCGCGGTGGCCGCGGCATTCTCGAAAACATCATTCCTTCCAGCACTGGCGCGGCCAAGGCGGTGGGCAAGGTGATTCCCGAGCTCAACAAAAAGTTGACGGGTATGTCCTTCCGCGTGCCCACTTCCGATGTCTCCGTCGTCGATCTGACCGCCGAGTTGAACAAGGAAACCAGCTACGAGGAAATCTGCCAGGCGATGAAGGCGGCCAGCGAAGGTCCCCTCAAGGGTGTGCTCGCCTACACCGAGGATGCCGTGGTCTCCACCGATTTTCGCGGTTTTTCGGCACCGTCGATTTTTGATGTCAAGGCGGGAATCCAGCTCGATCCGACCTTCGTCAAGGTAGTCTCCTGGTACGACAATGAGTATGGCTACACCTGCAACATGCTGCGCTTCGTTAAGCATGTAGCGAGCCACTGA
- a CDS encoding phosphoglycerate kinase: MHILTFAEVCQRGEARGNRVFIRADLNVPLNDQGQITEDTRVRASVPAVQMALDAGAAVMITSHLGRPTEGEFKPEDSLAPVAKRLAELLGKPVRLQQNWVDGGFELHPGEVVMLENCRLNKGEKKNDDALAQKYAKLCDIFVHDAFGTAHRAEASTYGIAKYAPIACAGPLLAAEIDAIQRALANPKRPLIAIVAGSKVSTKLTILQALADKVDGLIVGGGIANTFLLAAGHAIGKSLAEPDLIEEARKVIDKMKARGAEVPIPVDVVVADRFAADAKATVKTVDQVGPEDMILDIGPKTAQQLADKLKAAGTIVWNGPVGVFEFDAFANGTKTLAMAIAASPAFSIAGGGDTLAAIAKYDIADKVGYISTGGGAFLEVLEGKTLPAFEILEARARG; encoded by the coding sequence ATGCACATTTTGACCTTTGCCGAAGTCTGTCAGCGCGGTGAGGCACGGGGGAATCGCGTCTTTATCCGTGCCGATCTCAATGTTCCCCTCAACGATCAAGGCCAGATCACCGAGGATACCCGGGTCCGGGCCTCGGTTCCGGCAGTGCAGATGGCCCTGGATGCCGGCGCAGCGGTGATGATCACCTCGCATTTGGGGCGCCCCACGGAGGGTGAGTTCAAACCCGAGGACTCCTTGGCTCCAGTGGCCAAGCGGTTGGCAGAGCTGCTCGGTAAGCCCGTACGCCTGCAGCAGAATTGGGTAGATGGCGGCTTCGAGCTGCATCCTGGCGAAGTGGTGATGCTGGAAAACTGCCGCCTCAACAAAGGCGAGAAGAAGAATGACGATGCCTTGGCACAAAAGTACGCCAAGCTCTGCGATATCTTCGTGCATGACGCCTTTGGCACTGCCCATCGCGCCGAAGCCAGCACTTACGGAATCGCCAAGTACGCGCCCATTGCTTGTGCCGGCCCGTTGCTCGCGGCCGAGATCGATGCCATCCAGAGGGCCCTGGCCAACCCCAAACGCCCGCTGATCGCCATTGTCGCAGGCTCCAAAGTTTCCACTAAATTGACCATCCTGCAGGCCCTGGCCGACAAGGTGGACGGACTCATCGTCGGTGGTGGTATCGCTAACACCTTCTTGTTGGCTGCCGGTCATGCCATCGGCAAGAGTCTAGCGGAGCCCGATTTGATCGAAGAGGCACGCAAGGTCATTGACAAGATGAAGGCCCGCGGTGCGGAAGTCCCGATTCCTGTTGATGTCGTGGTGGCCGATCGCTTTGCCGCCGATGCCAAAGCCACGGTCAAGACTGTTGATCAGGTTGGCCCCGAGGATATGATTCTCGATATCGGCCCGAAGACGGCGCAACAGCTTGCCGACAAGCTCAAGGCTGCCGGTACCATCGTTTGGAATGGACCGGTCGGGGTCTTTGAGTTCGATGCTTTTGCCAACGGTACCAAGACCTTGGCCATGGCCATCGCTGCAAGTCCGGCCTTCTCCATTGCTGGTGGTGGCGATACCCTGGCGGCAATTGCCAAATATGATATTGCTGACAAGGTAGGATATATCTCTACGGGTGGTGGGGCCTTCCTCGAGGTGCTCGAGGGTAAGACCCTGCCGGCTTTTGAGATTCTAGAGGCTCGTGCCCGGGGGTAG
- the pyk gene encoding pyruvate kinase: MIRRTKIVATLGPASSSAEVIDRLIEAGLDVVRLNFSHGTAEGHLRTAELVRERARAHGRAIGVLADLQGPKIRIGKFAEGKIQLREGDPFILDIHCELGDQTRVGVTYPQLIKDVERGATLLLNDGMIVLWVDKVQGNEIHTRVVQGGELSNNKGINRAGGGLTAPALTDKDRQDIVTAAQLEADYLAVSFPRSGADMDEARRLFREAGGHGALVAKIERAEAVEAIEDILKASEAVMVARGDLGVEIGDAAVPPVQKRIIAMAHRYHRLTITATQMMESMIHQPIPTRAEVSDVANAVLDGTDAVMLSAETASGQYPVEAVAAMARTCLEVERQMPCDVDEPFFDRTLERVDETIAAAAILATQRAPIAAIAAFTESGSTALWLSRADSRVPIYALTPQVYTRRKVTLYRGVHPVNFPQSRHDDPLQVMRSAEDELRRRGVVRDGDLILITIGEPIGAPGGTNTLKLVRVGAASRI, translated from the coding sequence ATGATTCGCCGCACCAAGATTGTTGCGACGCTAGGACCGGCGAGCAGCTCCGCCGAGGTCATCGACCGATTGATCGAGGCAGGCCTGGATGTTGTGCGCCTCAATTTCTCCCACGGAACGGCCGAGGGCCACCTGCGCACGGCGGAACTGGTGCGGGAACGTGCACGGGCGCATGGCCGCGCCATCGGCGTCCTTGCCGACCTGCAAGGACCGAAGATCCGCATCGGCAAATTTGCCGAGGGTAAGATCCAGTTGCGGGAGGGAGACCCCTTCATCCTTGATATCCACTGCGAACTGGGTGACCAGACGCGGGTGGGGGTGACCTATCCGCAACTCATCAAGGATGTGGAACGGGGCGCGACCTTACTGCTCAATGACGGCATGATCGTGCTCTGGGTGGACAAGGTGCAGGGCAACGAGATCCATACCCGCGTGGTGCAGGGTGGCGAGTTGTCCAACAACAAGGGGATCAACCGGGCGGGCGGAGGACTGACCGCGCCCGCGCTGACCGACAAGGATCGGCAGGACATCGTTACTGCGGCGCAGTTGGAAGCGGATTATCTTGCGGTCTCCTTTCCGCGCAGTGGTGCAGACATGGACGAGGCGCGGCGGCTGTTTCGTGAAGCCGGTGGTCATGGGGCCTTGGTGGCCAAGATCGAGCGTGCTGAGGCGGTAGAGGCCATCGAGGATATCCTGAAGGCTTCTGAGGCGGTGATGGTTGCCCGCGGTGATCTGGGCGTCGAAATCGGTGATGCTGCCGTGCCACCGGTACAAAAGCGTATCATCGCTATGGCGCATCGCTACCATCGTCTTACCATTACCGCGACGCAGATGATGGAGTCGATGATCCATCAGCCGATTCCGACGCGAGCAGAGGTCTCCGATGTTGCCAATGCCGTGCTCGACGGCACCGACGCCGTCATGCTCTCCGCCGAGACGGCCTCCGGCCAGTATCCGGTGGAGGCCGTCGCGGCCATGGCGCGGACCTGTCTCGAAGTCGAGCGGCAGATGCCCTGTGATGTCGATGAACCGTTCTTCGATCGGACCTTGGAGCGGGTGGATGAAACCATTGCCGCTGCCGCCATCCTCGCCACCCAGCGTGCGCCGATTGCCGCTATTGCCGCCTTTACCGAGAGTGGTTCGACGGCACTGTGGCTGTCGCGAGCGGATTCCCGGGTGCCGATCTACGCTCTCACTCCGCAAGTCTATACGCGGCGTAAGGTCACCCTGTATCGTGGGGTACACCCGGTCAATTTCCCGCAGAGTCGTCACGACGATCCCTTGCAGGTGATGCGCTCGGCAGAAGACGAACTGCGCCGCCGCGGTGTCGTGCGGGATGGCGACTTAATCCTAATCACCATCGGAGAGCCGATTGGTGCGCCGGGGGGTACGAATACCCTGAAGCTGGTGCGTGTGGGCGCGGCCAGCCGGATTTGA
- the fba gene encoding class II fructose-bisphosphate aldolase (catalyzes the reversible aldol condensation of dihydroxyacetonephosphate and glyceraldehyde 3-phosphate in the Calvin cycle, glycolysis, and/or gluconeogenesis), translated as MAMVSMRQLLDHAAEHGYGIPAFNVNNLEQVRAIMEAAAAVDAPVILQASAGARKYAGEPFLRHLILAAVEEYPDIPVVLHQDHGASPAVCIQAIRSGFTSVMMDGSLLEDAKTPASYDYNVAVTAKVVEMAHAVGVTVEGELGCLGSLETGMAGEEDGVGAEGCLSHDQLLTDPEEAAQFVKATKLDALAIAIGTSHGAYKFTQPPTGKILRIDRVKEIHERIPDTHLVMHGSSSVPQDWLKIIHEFGGDIGETYGVPVEEIQEGIKHGVRKVNIDTDLRLAATGAVRQSLYKNPKNFDPRKFLQASLDAMRDICKARYEAFGSAGQASKIKAIPMDTMVKKYKAGDLDPRVKGA; from the coding sequence ATGGCAATGGTATCTATGCGGCAACTGCTCGATCACGCCGCCGAGCACGGATATGGAATTCCCGCCTTTAACGTCAACAACTTGGAGCAGGTGCGGGCGATCATGGAGGCCGCGGCCGCCGTCGACGCTCCGGTCATTCTGCAGGCCTCGGCTGGTGCCCGCAAGTACGCCGGTGAGCCTTTTCTTCGTCACCTGATTCTGGCAGCGGTGGAGGAGTATCCAGACATCCCCGTGGTACTGCATCAGGATCATGGCGCCAGCCCCGCCGTCTGCATCCAGGCCATCCGTTCTGGCTTCACCAGCGTGATGATGGACGGTTCCCTGCTGGAAGATGCCAAAACTCCGGCCAGCTATGACTACAATGTCGCAGTGACCGCCAAGGTGGTCGAGATGGCGCACGCCGTGGGTGTGACTGTCGAGGGCGAACTGGGTTGTCTGGGCTCGCTCGAAACCGGCATGGCTGGTGAAGAGGATGGTGTCGGTGCCGAGGGCTGCCTGAGCCACGACCAGCTCCTTACCGATCCGGAAGAGGCCGCGCAGTTCGTCAAGGCGACCAAGCTCGACGCCCTGGCCATCGCCATTGGTACCAGCCACGGCGCCTACAAGTTCACCCAGCCGCCGACCGGCAAGATCCTGCGCATCGACCGCGTCAAGGAGATCCACGAGCGCATCCCCGACACTCACCTGGTCATGCATGGTTCCAGCTCCGTGCCCCAGGATTGGCTCAAAATCATCCACGAATTCGGTGGTGACATCGGCGAGACCTATGGTGTGCCGGTGGAAGAAATTCAGGAAGGCATCAAGCATGGTGTGCGCAAGGTCAACATCGACACCGATCTGCGCCTGGCAGCCACCGGTGCGGTGCGGCAGAGCCTGTACAAGAACCCCAAGAACTTCGATCCGCGCAAGTTCTTGCAGGCTTCCCTCGACGCCATGCGCGACATCTGCAAGGCGCGCTACGAGGCCTTTGGTTCTGCCGGTCAGGCCAGCAAGATCAAGGCGATCCCCATGGATACCATGGTCAAGAAGTACAAGGCCGGTGATCTCGATCCGCGGGTCAAGGGCGCCTAA